GCGCGCGGCGGGCCTTGGGAGTGGGAGGTGCGGAGCCGGCTTACGGGATGCGGAGCACCTGGCCGACCTTGAGCTGGCCTTGCGGTCCGATGAGCTCGCGGTTCGCGCCGTAGATTTCCTGCCAGCGGCCGGTGTTGCCGTAGTAGCGCTGGCTGATCTTCGAGAGGGAATCGCCGGCCTCGACCGTGTGCGTGCGGACATTCGCCGCGGCGGCGACGGTCGCAGCGCTGCGTGCGGCGGGGTTGTTGGCGAGCGCGGCCTTGAGCTGGTAGTTCTCCTGGGCGAGCAGCGCGTTGGTGCCTTGGACCTGCTGGAGCAGGGCGCGCGTCGAAGCGAGCTCGGTGCCGGCTTGGCTGCTGCCGCGTTGCGTGGCCGCAAGGGCTTCGTTCAGGCGAGCGACTTCGGCTTGGGCGTTGCGCGCGGATTCCTCGGCGGCGACGAGACGCGAGGAGAGGGAATCCTTCTCGTTGCTCAGCGCGCCGGTGGACTTCGTCACGCTCTCCTGGAGTGCGTCGTAGTCTTTCTGAAGTTGCGAGTAGCCGCTGAGCGCGGTGGCGAGTTTGTCCTCGGCGGTGGCGAGCTTCTCCTTCAGCGCGGCGGGATCCTCGGTCGGCGTGGCCGGCGTCTCGCGCTGGGCGACGGCGAGCTGGGCGCGCGTGGTGGCGAGGGCCGACTCGAGCTGCGCGACCCGCGCGGAGAGATCCGGGTAGGCCGGTGTGCTGGGGAGGGACGCACGGGCGAGCTGATGCTCCAAATCGGCGACGCGCTCGCGGAGGTCCGGGTAGCCGGGCTTGGCGTCGCGGGCGGCGGCGAGTTGGCGACGGAGATCGGCGACGTCGTTGCGGAGGTCGGGATAGTTCGGGGCAGCCGGGCGGGCCGCGAGTTGCTGTGTCAGGTCGGCGACGCGTTCGCGCAAGTCGGGATACGCGGGCGGAGCGTTGCGCAGCGCGGTGACTTGGGCTTCGAGCTCAGCCACGCGCTCGCGGAGATCCGGATAACTGGGGGCGGTGGGACGGGCACTGGTCGCGGCGAGCTGGGTTTCGAGTTCGCTGACGCGGCGGCGGAGGTCGGGGTAGGCGGGCGCGGCGCTTTGCGCGGCGGCGAGCTGGCGTTGGAGATCGGCGACCTGGCTGCGGAGATCGGGATAGGCCGGTGCGGCGTTTTTCGCGGACGCGAGTTGTTCCTCGAGGGCGCGATTGGCGGCGCCGAGTTTGTCGGCGGCTTCCTGCGCGACGCCGGCTTGTTGCAGGCTGCGGCTGAGTTGGGCGCGGACGGTGGCGAGGTCGTTCTCGAGGGCGGCCCGGGCGTTCGTGAGTTCGGTGGCGCGGGTGTCGAGCGTGTCGGCGCGGCGGTTGGTCTCGACGAGTTGTTTCTCGAGCGTGGCGACGCGGTCGCGGAGATCGGGATAGCCGGGCGCAGCCGGTCTGGCGGCGCCGGAACTCGCGGCGGCGGAGAGTTGGTTCTCCAGTTGGGCGACGCGGTCACGCAGGTCCGGGTAAGCGGGCGGGGCGTTGCGGAGGGCCGTGACTTGCGCCTGCAGGTCGGCGACGCGTTCGCGCAAATCGGGGTAGGCCGGTGGTGCGTTGCGCAGCGCGGTGACCTGGGCCTCGAGATCGGCGACGCGCTCGCGGAGGTCGGGGAAGGCCGCGACGGCGGGCTTTTGTTTGAGGGCGGCGACCTCGGCGTTGAGGGCGTCGATCTGCTTGCCGAAATCGATCGCGGCGGTCTGCGCCTGGGTGAGCATGCGTTCGAGGTTGGCGCGGTCCTGCGCGGCTTTGGTGAGCGTGGCGTTCAGCTGGGCGTTGGCGGCGCGGGCGGTCTCGATCTCGGCTTGGGCGGCCTGGAGCTCGCGGATTTTTTGCGCGAGTTCGGGCGATTCCTTGGCGGTGGCGGGCGCGGCCTGGAGCGACTTGAGGGCTTCGTCGGCGCGGGCGAGTTCGGCTTTCTGTGACTCGACTTGGCGGACCAGTTCGCCGATGCGCTGTTCGGAGGTGCGGGCTTGTTCCTCGGCGGCGCGCGTGGTGTCGCGCGAATCGGAAACTTCCTTCTGCATCTGCGCGGCGAGTTTCTGCAGGCGCTCGCGCTCGGAGCGGAGGGTGGCGAGGTCGCCGGCGAGCTCGGTGAGCTTGGCGGAGAGGGAGTCGCGCTCGCGGCGGAGTTGCTCGACGTCGCCGGCGGAAGCGGCGGCGGCTTTCGCTTTCTCGAGTTCGGCTTTCAGCTGGTCGGTCTCCTTCCAGGCGGCGGCGAGCTCGGTGCTGAGCTGCTTTTGGTCGGACTTGGTTTGCGCGAGTTCGGCTTCGAGATTGGAAACGGGAACGGAGGCCGGCGTGGTTGCGGGGGTGGCCGGCGCGGCTTTCGCGCCACGGCGCTCGGCGAGGCGGGACTTGGCGGCGTCGAGTTCGGGGGCGCTGAGCTGCGCGGTGAGTGCGTCGAGCGCGCGGCCGCGGGCGCCGTTATCGAGGGCGAGGGAAAGCCAGACGTAGGCTTCGACGCGGTCGACCGGGGTGTCGCGGCCCTCGGCGTAGGCGAGGCCGAGGTTGTATTGCGCGATGGCGTTGCCCTTCTCGGCCTTGGCGCGGAGGGCGGCGAGGTCGCTCTCGGCGGCGGACAGGCCGGCGGTGAGCGCGGAGGCGAGGAAGGCGTGGCGGAGGACGCGGGAAAACTTCATGGCAAAAGTCAGATGGCGACTTGTGCCGGTTCGCGCGGGCGGCGGCAAGCCCGGTGGCGGTCTTCCCGCGCGATATTCAGCGGGAATTTACGGGCGGCTCGGCTGACTTCACTCCTGCCAGTCGAGCGTGCGCTCCACGGCGCGCTGCCAGTTGCGGCGGAGCCGGGCGGTGGCGGCGGGTTTGGCGCGGGCGGTGAAGGTGCGGTCGGCTTGCCAGAGCGCGGCGATTTCGGCGCGATTTTTCCAGAAGCCCGCGGCGAGGCCGGCGAGGTAGGCGGCGCCGAGCGCGGTCGTCTCGGTGGTGCGCGGGCGCACGACGGGCACACGGAGGAGGTCGGCTTGGAATTGCATCAGCGCGTCGTTCACGGTGGCGCCGCCGTCGACGCGGAGCTGGCGCAGCGGTCGGCCGCAGTCGGCGCGCATCGCGGCGAGGAGGTCGGCGCTTTGGTAGGCGATGCTTTCGAGCGCGGCGCGGGCGACGTGGCCGGCGTTGCTGCCGCGCGTGAGGCCGATGATCGCGCCGCGCGCGGCGGCGTCCCAATGCGGCGCGCCGAGGCCGGTGAACGCGGGCACGAGGTAGACGCCGCCGTTGTCGGGGACGCGCGCGGCGAGTTGCTCGACGTCGCCCGAGCGCGCGATGAGGCCGAGGCCGTCGCGGAGCCATTGCACCACGGCGCCGCCGACGAAGACGGAGCCTTCGAGGGCGTATTCGAGGCGGCCGTCGAGGCGCCACGCCACGGTGGTGAGGAGCTGGTTTTTCGAAGCGACAGGCTTGTCGCCGGTGTGCAGGAGCAGGAAGCAGCCGGTGCCGTAAGTGTTTTTCGCCATGCCGGGGCGGAAGCAGGCCTGCCCGAAGAGCGCGGCTTGCTGGTCGCCGGCGATGCCGGTGATGGGCACGCCGCGCAGTGCGGGCACGGCGGTGACTTCGCCGAAGGCGCCGGAGCTGTCGCGGATTTCGGGGAGGACCTCGCGCGGGACGCGGAGGATTTTGAGGAGCTCGTCGTCCCACGCGCCGGTGCGGAGATTGAAGAGGAGCGTGCGCGAGGCGTTGGAGGCGTCGGTCGCGTGCACGGTGCCACCGGTGAGGCGCCAGAGCAGCCACGTGTCCACGGTGCCGAAGGCGAGTTCGCCTCGCTCGGCGCGACGGCGGGCGCCTGGAATATGATCGAGGAGCCACGCCAGCTTCGTGCCGGAAAAATACGGATCGAGGAGCAGGCCGGTCTTGCGGCGGAAAAGCGGCGCGAGGCCGGCGCGTTTTAGTTTTTCGCAGGCGTCGGCGGTGCGGCGATCCTGCCAGACGATGGCGCGGTGGAGCGGCCGGCCGGTGCGGCGGTCCCAGAGCAGTGTGGTCTCGCGCTGGTTGGTGAGGCCGATCGCGGCGATGCTGCGCGCGGTGAGATTCGCCTTCGCGAGGGCGCCGAGGGCGGTGAGGCGCGTGGTTTCCCAGAGGTCGTGCGCGTCGTGTTCGACCCAGCCGGGGCGGGGGAAGTGTTGGGCGAACTCCTGCTGCGCCGTGCCGTGCGCGCGGCCGCGGCGGTCGAAGACGATGGCGCGGGATGAAGTGGTGCCTTGATCGAGCGCGAGGACGTAGCGGGGTTGGCTCATGGGGCGCGGGCGGGGCGAGCGGCAAACTGACGCGTCCGCGCGCGCGGAGCAAGCCGCCACGCCGGGCGGGCGCAGCGCCGCGGCGGACGGGGGCGATGGATTTTTCGGTGGAAAATGTCCGGATGGCGCGGGTTCGTTCGTTAATAAATGGGGCTGAAAATATCCCGTGGCGTGTCTCGCGCGACGGACTCCTTCCTCCTCTATGCTTATCCCGCTCCTTGTTTTCCTCGCCGCGCTCCTGGCCGGACTCGCGCTCGTGGTCGCGCGGCAACCGGCGGATTTCCGCTACGCGCGCAGCGTGGCGATCGCGGCGCCGCCGGGCGCGGTGTTCCCGCACCTGAACGACCTGCGCCGCCACGCGGCGTGGCAGCCGTGGGTGAAGACGGAGTGCGATCCGACGATCCAGCGCAGCTACACGGGGCCGGAGAGCGGCGTCGGCGCGACGTATGCCTGGCGCGGCAACGCGGCGGCCGGCGCCGGCCGCATGGTCGTGATCGAGAGCCGCGCCGGCGAATTGGTGCGGCTGCGCGAGGACTACGAGAAGCCGCTGGCGGCGAGTTGCCAGATGGAGTTCGCGCTGGCGGCGGAGGGCGGAGCCACGCGCGCGACCTGGACGATGACGGGGCGGAACAGTTTCCTGATGAAGGCGATTCACCTGCTCATGCGGCGCTCCATCGAGCGTGAGCTGGAGAAAGGTCTGGCCGCGCTGAAGGCGTTGGTGGAGGGTCGCGCCCGCGCCTAAGGCTCGCCGTGCAAAAACCCTCCACGCAAGTGATGCTGCTCTTCCGGGATTCGCAGCCGGAAGCCTACCGGGCGCTATCTCCCGAAGAGCGCCAACGGCTCATGCAGCGCTGGGGCGCATGGCTCGACGAGCTGACGGCGGCGGGCCAGCTCCTGCATGGCCAGCCGCTCGAGCAGCGCGGCTGCGTGGTCTCGGGCGCGGCCGGCGGGCTCGTGACCGACGGCCCGTTCGCGGAATCCAAAGAAGGTGTCGGCGGATACTTCCTCCTGTCGGTCCGCGATTTTGCGGAGGCGGTCGCGATTGCGAAACAGTGCCCGAGCCTGCCGCTCGGCCTCAGCGTCGAAGTGCGGCCGGTCGCGGAATTCAGCCCCAACCTGACCGAGCTGCGCGGCCGCCCGGCGGTCCCGGGAAACGAGCCTCTCCACCCATGAAAAACGACTCACCGGACAACCGGTCCGACGCTCCGGCGCCGCGCCACATCGGCCGCAGCATTCTGGCGGTGGCGGGCGGATTCATCCTCGTCGCTGTGCTCTCGACCGCGACGGATCAGCTCTGCCACGCTACGGGCCTGTATCCGCCGGCGGGCCGGCCCATGCCCGATGCGCTGTGGCTGTTGGCGTGGGGCTACCGGCTGGTGTTCCAGACGATCGGTGGCGGGTTGACGGCGCGGTGGGCGCCGCACCATCCCATGCGGCATGTGTGGATCCAGGGCTGGATCGGCACGGCGCTCTGCGCGGTGGCGGTCGCGGCGACTTGGAACCAGGGACCGGATTTCGGACCGAAATGGTATTCCATCGGCCTGACGTTGACGGCGCTGCCCTCGGTGTGGATCGGCGGCCGGTGGCTGGGGCCGCGCGGAGGTTGACGCCTGGGCGGAGGCGCGGCGGGCGGCGGTCCGGGTTTCCTCCGCGTCGCGAGGCCGGCTAGTTGGGCGCGGCGTTGAGGTCGGCGAGCGCGCCGAGCGCGGGGAGCCGCGTGGTTTCCCACAGATCGTGGGCGTTGTGCTCGACCCAGCCGGGGCGGGGGAAGTGCTGGGCAAATTCCTGCTGCGCCGTGCCGTGTGCGCGGCCGCGGCGGTCGAAGACGATGGCGCGGGATGAAGTGGTGCCTTGATCGAGCGCGAGGACGTAGCGCGGCATGGCGACAACCTAGCGAGGCTGCATCCCCGCACCCAAGTTCCAAAACGCGCGCCCCTGGAGTCGAGGATGTTCGTAATACGAACATTGAGGCGGGGCGCTGAGAGTGGGTGAAGGCGGAGGTTTTCCTGGGGGCGGTTGAGTGGGGGCAGGGTGGCGTGCCGCGGTGGGCTGTGTCGCGGGAAAGCTGTGCTGAGGGGGCTGTGCCGCGGTGTGATGGCGGTAACTGTGCGCCGGGCGCCGGCGTCGTCGGACTTGCCACCGATAGTAAGCTAGCTTACCGATGCCGCCTCCCGTGCCACGCCTCCACGCCGCCGACACCCGCCAGGTCTCGCTGTTGCTCGCTGACATCAACCGGCAGGTGCGGCGCGTCTTCGACCGGCGCGTGCGGCATCTCGGGCTGACGCGTGCGCAGTGGATGTTCCTGTTCTATCTCGGGCGGGAGCCGGGCATCACCCAAAGCCAGCTCGCGGAGCTGATGCAGATGGAAAAGATCAGCGTGAGCCGGCAGGCGGACCGCCTCGAGCGTGCTGGCTGGATCGAGCGGCGCGACGACCGGGCGGACGCGCGGGCTTACCGGCTTTATCCGACGGCGCGCGCTGGCCGCGTGGTGGCGAAGCTCAACGAACTCGCGGACGAACTGCGGGCCGATTACCTCGACGGCGTTCCGCCGGAGCGGCTGACGGAGTTGATCGAGGACCTCACTCGCATTCGCGGCAATCTTCTCCGCCTGCGCGACGCCGAATCGGCCGGGCGCAACGGCACCTCCCTTTCATGAAAACGTTCGTTTCCTCTCGTCTGTGTTTCGTTGCGAGTTTGGCGCTCGCGCTCGGCTTGCTTGCCGGCTGCGGCAAGTCCGGTTCCGCCGCGCGCGGCGGAAGCGCGCCCGCCGTGCCGGTGCAGGTCGCGAAAGCGAGCAAGGCCGACGTGCCCCGTTGGATCGAATCCATCGGCAACGTGCAGGCGCAGCGCTCCGTCGTCGTGAAATCCCAGGTCGACGGCATCATCGCGCAGGTGCACCTCCAGGAAGGCGACGAGGTCCAGGCGGGCGACCGCATCGTCACGCTCGATCGCCGGCCGTTCGAGAACGCCGTGCTCGTCGCCCGGGCCGCGCTTGCCACCGCGAAGGCGCAGGCCGAGCAGGCGACGATCGACGCCGAACGCTATTCCCATCTCGACCAGCAATCGGCGATTTCGAAGGAGGCCTACGCGCAATACATGACGCGCGCGCAGACGACGAAAGCCGACGTGCAGGCCAAGGAAGCCGCGCTTGCCAACGCCGAGCTGCAGCTCGGCTACACCGAGATCAAGGCGCCGTTCGCGGGCCGCGCCGGCCAGCTGTTGTTGCACGAAGGCGCGCTCGTGAAGGCCAACGACGCCAACACCTCGATCGTCTCGATCAACCAGCTCGCGCCGATCGCTGTCAGTTTCTCCGTGCCGGAAACCGCGCTGCCGCTCATCCGCTCGGCCATGGCCAGCGGCACGGCAGCGGTCGCCGTCACTGAGCGCGCCTCGGGTGTGCGACGCACGGACGGCAAACTCGGCTTCATCGACAATACCGTCGACGCGACGACGGGCTCCGTGACTTTGAAGGCGGTCTTCGCGAATACCGATCACGTGCTCTGGCCCGGGCAGTTCGTGCACGTGAAGACGCTCGTCGACGTGACCAAGGGAGTCTTCGTCGTGCCCACGACGGCGGTGCAGACGACGCAGGACGGCTCGACGCTCTACGTCGTGAAGGCAGACAAGACCGTCGAGCTGCGCAACGTGAAGGTCGTGCGCACCGACGGCGACCGCACGCTGCTCGCCTCGGGCGTGCAGGATGGCGAGACGGTCGTCACCGACGGCCAGCTCCGCCTGCTGCCGGGCGCGAAAGTCGAGTTCGCCACTCTCGCCACCACCAACAGCGGAAACGGAGCTGCCGCCGCGGCCGCCGCCGCCGCGCAGGACTGAGCCATGAATCTCCCCGCCCTCTGCATCCGCCGGCCGGTGATGACGACGCTGTTGACCGCAGCGCTGTGCATCTTCGGCGCGATGGCCTACAAGCTTCTCCCGGTCTCCGACCTGCCGAACATTGATTTCCCCACGATCGTCGTCACCGCGAGCCTTCCCGGCGCCACTCCGGAAACGATGGCCAGCGCGGTCGCGACGCCGCTCGAACAACAGTTTTCCACCATTGCCGGCATCGACTCGATGACGTCGACCAGCGCGCTCGGCAGCACGACGATCACGATCCAATTTTCCCTCGATCGCACGATCGACGCCGCAGCGCAGGACGTGCAGGCCGCCATCGCGGCCGTGCAGCGCCGGTTGCCCACGGACATGCCGGCGCCGCCGTCGTTTCGCAAAACCAACCCCGCCGACCAGCCGATCCTCTACCTCGCGCTCGCTTCGCCGACGTTGCCGCTCTCGGTGGTCAACGAATACGCCGAAACCATCCTCGGCCAGCGCATCTCGACCGTCGACGGCGTGGCGCAGGTGCAGATTTACGGCGCGCAGAAATACGCGCTGCGCGTCCGCCTCGATCCGCGCGCGCTCGCGGCCAAGGGCATCGCTCTCGAGGAAGTTCGGGCTGCGCTCTCCTCGCATAACGTCAACCTGCCGACGGGCGTCCTCGACGGCCCGCAGCAGGCGATGACGGTCGTCGCCACCGGCCAGCTCGCGAGCAGCGGCGAGTTTTCCAACATCGCCGTCGCCTACCGCAACGGCGCGCCGGTGCGCCTGAGCGAACTCGCGCAGGTGATCGACAGCGTGCAGGACAACCGCGTCGCCAGCTGGTTCTATCGCAACGGCCAGGGCAACCGCTCCGTCGTGCTCGCCGTGCAGAAACAACCCGGCACGAACACCGTCGCGGTCGTCGACCGCGTGCGCGCGCTGCTGCCGGCGTTCGTGGCGCAGTTGCCGGCGTCGGTGCAGTTGAACGTCCTCGCGGATCGTTCCGAGACGGTGCGCGAGTCGGTGAACGACGTGCAGTTCACGCTCACGCTCGCGATCGTCCTCGTGGTGCTCGTGATCTTCGTGTTCCTGCGCAACGTCCGCGCGACCGTCATCCCGGGCATCGCCATCCCGCTGGCGCTCGCAGGCACATTCGTCGCGATGTATTTCGCGGGCTTCACGCTCGATAACCTTTCGCTGCTCGCGCTGACGCTCTCGGTCGGCTTCGTCGTGGACGACGCGATCGTCATGCTCGAGAACATCGTCCGCTACACCGAGCAGGGCATGCCGGTGCGCGAGGCGGCATTCAAGGGGTCGGGCGAGATTGGATTCACGATTCTCTCGATGACGCTGTCGCTGGTCGCGGTGTTCATTCCCGTGCTGTTCATGGGCGGCATTCTCGGTCGGTTGCTGCACGAGTTCGCGGTGACGATCACGGCGTCGATTCTCGTGTCGGGCGTCGTGTCGCTCACGCTTACGCCGATGCTGTGCAGCCGCTTCCTGCAGGCGCATCCGGTCGGCTCGGTCGAGAAACACGGCCGCCTCTACGAGGCGTTCGAGACGTTTTTCAACCGCATGCGC
This portion of the Opitutia bacterium genome encodes:
- a CDS encoding efflux RND transporter periplasmic adaptor subunit; the protein is MKTFVSSRLCFVASLALALGLLAGCGKSGSAARGGSAPAVPVQVAKASKADVPRWIESIGNVQAQRSVVVKSQVDGIIAQVHLQEGDEVQAGDRIVTLDRRPFENAVLVARAALATAKAQAEQATIDAERYSHLDQQSAISKEAYAQYMTRAQTTKADVQAKEAALANAELQLGYTEIKAPFAGRAGQLLLHEGALVKANDANTSIVSINQLAPIAVSFSVPETALPLIRSAMASGTAAVAVTERASGVRRTDGKLGFIDNTVDATTGSVTLKAVFANTDHVLWPGQFVHVKTLVDVTKGVFVVPTTAVQTTQDGSTLYVVKADKTVELRNVKVVRTDGDRTLLASGVQDGETVVTDGQLRLLPGAKVEFATLATTNSGNGAAAAAAAAAQD
- a CDS encoding SRPBCC family protein produces the protein MLIPLLVFLAALLAGLALVVARQPADFRYARSVAIAAPPGAVFPHLNDLRRHAAWQPWVKTECDPTIQRSYTGPESGVGATYAWRGNAAAGAGRMVVIESRAGELVRLREDYEKPLAASCQMEFALAAEGGATRATWTMTGRNSFLMKAIHLLMRRSIERELEKGLAALKALVEGRARA
- the glpK gene encoding glycerol kinase GlpK; protein product: MSQPRYVLALDQGTTSSRAIVFDRRGRAHGTAQQEFAQHFPRPGWVEHDAHDLWETTRLTALGALAKANLTARSIAAIGLTNQRETTLLWDRRTGRPLHRAIVWQDRRTADACEKLKRAGLAPLFRRKTGLLLDPYFSGTKLAWLLDHIPGARRRAERGELAFGTVDTWLLWRLTGGTVHATDASNASRTLLFNLRTGAWDDELLKILRVPREVLPEIRDSSGAFGEVTAVPALRGVPITGIAGDQQAALFGQACFRPGMAKNTYGTGCFLLLHTGDKPVASKNQLLTTVAWRLDGRLEYALEGSVFVGGAVVQWLRDGLGLIARSGDVEQLAARVPDNGGVYLVPAFTGLGAPHWDAAARGAIIGLTRGSNAGHVARAALESIAYQSADLLAAMRADCGRPLRQLRVDGGATVNDALMQFQADLLRVPVVRPRTTETTALGAAYLAGLAAGFWKNRAEIAALWQADRTFTARAKPAATARLRRNWQRAVERTLDWQE
- a CDS encoding MarR family transcriptional regulator; its protein translation is MPPPVPRLHAADTRQVSLLLADINRQVRRVFDRRVRHLGLTRAQWMFLFYLGREPGITQSQLAELMQMEKISVSRQADRLERAGWIERRDDRADARAYRLYPTARAGRVVAKLNELADELRADYLDGVPPERLTELIEDLTRIRGNLLRLRDAESAGRNGTSLS
- a CDS encoding LysM peptidoglycan-binding domain-containing protein, producing MKFSRVLRHAFLASALTAGLSAAESDLAALRAKAEKGNAIAQYNLGLAYAEGRDTPVDRVEAYVWLSLALDNGARGRALDALTAQLSAPELDAAKSRLAERRGAKAAPATPATTPASVPVSNLEAELAQTKSDQKQLSTELAAAWKETDQLKAELEKAKAAAASAGDVEQLRRERDSLSAKLTELAGDLATLRSERERLQKLAAQMQKEVSDSRDTTRAAEEQARTSEQRIGELVRQVESQKAELARADEALKSLQAAPATAKESPELAQKIRELQAAQAEIETARAANAQLNATLTKAAQDRANLERMLTQAQTAAIDFGKQIDALNAEVAALKQKPAVAAFPDLRERVADLEAQVTALRNAPPAYPDLRERVADLQAQVTALRNAPPAYPDLRDRVAQLENQLSAAASSGAARPAAPGYPDLRDRVATLEKQLVETNRRADTLDTRATELTNARAALENDLATVRAQLSRSLQQAGVAQEAADKLGAANRALEEQLASAKNAAPAYPDLRSQVADLQRQLAAAQSAAPAYPDLRRRVSELETQLAATSARPTAPSYPDLRERVAELEAQVTALRNAPPAYPDLRERVADLTQQLAARPAAPNYPDLRNDVADLRRQLAAARDAKPGYPDLRERVADLEHQLARASLPSTPAYPDLSARVAQLESALATTRAQLAVAQRETPATPTEDPAALKEKLATAEDKLATALSGYSQLQKDYDALQESVTKSTGALSNEKDSLSSRLVAAEESARNAQAEVARLNEALAATQRGSSQAGTELASTRALLQQVQGTNALLAQENYQLKAALANNPAARSAATVAAAANVRTHTVEAGDSLSKISQRYYGNTGRWQEIYGANRELIGPQGQLKVGQVLRIP